One Halalkalicoccus subterraneus genomic window carries:
- the rdfA gene encoding rod-determining factor RdfA — protein sequence MASEGRSQGKVGRVIEEYGLEGFGEELEARWTGERGEQSSLRALADLFNRRVLEAALSEAGVRSLDGEVENRYRLLTDDDVSAGMREQTRRELDRAGVPIEEVESDFVSHQSIYTYLTQHREATHPSSVEPTPEERRQRELDKIGALITRTTVVTEDSFKRLASTEALSTGISDVFVDVQVTCAECGRTSAATTLLEEGGCSCRE from the coding sequence ATGGCCAGCGAAGGACGTTCTCAGGGTAAGGTCGGTCGGGTGATCGAGGAGTACGGCCTTGAGGGATTCGGCGAGGAGCTTGAGGCGCGCTGGACGGGCGAGCGCGGCGAGCAGTCGAGTCTGCGGGCGCTCGCGGACCTGTTCAACCGTCGTGTGCTCGAGGCCGCCCTCTCGGAGGCCGGGGTGCGATCACTGGACGGCGAGGTCGAAAACCGGTACCGACTGCTCACGGACGACGACGTCAGCGCGGGAATGCGCGAGCAGACCCGGCGCGAACTCGACCGCGCCGGGGTGCCCATCGAGGAGGTCGAATCGGACTTCGTCTCCCACCAGTCGATCTATACCTACTTGACCCAACACCGCGAGGCGACTCACCCTTCGAGCGTCGAGCCGACGCCCGAGGAGCGCCGTCAGCGCGAGCTCGATAAGATCGGGGCGCTGATCACGCGCACGACCGTCGTTACCGAGGACTCCTTCAAGCGCCTCGCGTCAACCGAGGCGCTCTCGACGGGGATATCGGACGTCTTCGTCGACGTGCAGGTGACCTGTGCCGAATGCGGGCGGACGAGTGCGGCGACGACGCTCCTGGAGGAGGGGGGCTGTTCCTGCCGGGAGTGA